Proteins from a genomic interval of Lycium ferocissimum isolate CSIRO_LF1 chromosome 2, AGI_CSIRO_Lferr_CH_V1, whole genome shotgun sequence:
- the LOC132038131 gene encoding F-box protein SKIP14-like isoform X2 yields MDGGDPSDALLLALGYLRSRDLLAVERVCKSLRDAVRGDPLLWESIHIEQSFSNNITDDILIKLTNRAQGHLHSLSLYRLSEITDVGLMHVLERNPSLTKLSVPGCMRLTADGILSNLKVLKTAGKIRLKYLGIYGLFGVTSQHLEEFKLLIGVDNSKLPTTCKPRFFGSDQLWVTSDDRAVDIEVCPKCQKLELVYDCPSESCQKKQSSTQLCRACTTCIARCINCGCCLSGYLLCLDCWRQPLVAKRGSRKDLFV; encoded by the exons ATGGATGGAGGTGATCCTTCAGATGCGTTGTTGCTGGCCCTAGGTTATTTAAGGTCGAGGGACCTTCTTGCAGTTGAAAGGGTATGCAAGTCTTTACGTGATGCTGTTCGAGGAGATCCACTTTTATGGGAAAGCATTCACATAGAACAAAGCTTTAGTAATAATATCACAGATGATATTCTTATAAAGCTGACAAATAGGGCTCAAGGCCATCTTCATTCTCTCAGTCTTTATCGCTTGTCAGAGATCACTGATGTTGGTCTAATGCATGTACTTGAGAGGAATCCCAGCCTGACAAAG TTGAGTGTCCCAGGATGTATGAGACTCACCGCAGATGGTATTCTCTCTAACTTAAAAGTCTTGAAGACTGCTGGAAAAATCAGACTTAAATATTTAGGAATTTATGGATTGTTTGGTGTAACAAGCCAGCACTTGGAAGAGTTCAAGCTCTTAATAGGTGTAGATAATAGTAAGCTGCCAACTACTTGTAAGCCACGGTTTTTTGGCAGTGACCAATTGTGGGTCACTTCTGATGATCGTGCTGTGGACATTGAAGTTTGCCCGAAATGCCAGAAGCTTGAACTAGTTTATGATTGCCCTTCAGAGAGTTGCCAAAAGAAGCAATCTTCCACTCAGTTGTGCAGGGCTTGTACTACATGCATTGCACGTTGTATCAATTGTGGATGTTGCTTAAGTGGCTACTTGCTTTGTTTAGATTGCTGGAGACAACCCTTGGTTGCCAAGAGAGGAAGCAGAAAAGACCTTTTTGTCTGA